A genome region from Eremothecium gossypii ATCC 10895 chromosome VII, complete sequence includes the following:
- the NDT80 gene encoding transcription factor NDT80 (Syntenic homolog of Saccharomyces cerevisiae YHR124W (NDT80)), with protein MEGRRTISTENNDKSQEIQTFQNEDGTVSSYFDKRKVRIAPRSTLQFKIGPSFTPKVEYNVVLDARTGKKVELEIRPRIDRGFDFIENEWIGYKRNYFTVVSAFDTPHMSLEQFLQGTYEIRPEHSHQRLRVKYFAVKLVAKCIEDQSQINLVQHTAKRDKGPQFAPPIHPLVPAPLPNHQMIREASNVRNESKMKKFDHDFFLHRDRILQDFDEGCIIYTYPHDTIKKVARYERIQFASSITVKKPTQQSKHFVLQLVLGCCIDGNHINRDSNSEYYNLDTYDQDADTTFIPILMKQTPALIIRGRSPSNYPQQIKTLATKEETILAEASNGNIPMPAEPKHMKRGRKKKEYIEDDDDLDDDEPIISERSNKKERRIERNSVISGSNGMQKGHDEQLTYIEGVKRKIVPLVLQSSLTARDLELLPKTSMLSALHNSLEADTTPSFHLSPLNDYDVELLSIQYDPFNLENHPYEQPQPQLSLQPEPSNHLTEGILLGPIENRKRKLSNKSSISLLSEGKAKLSKKNTMAVTTTAASHSSASSVSFSTFHSFAPMSREYQHHGSAATNNFLIKHISPSQQNQQGSNDIPRSTPHVNNPMDISFCLNIEELPSSRQRPYSGKRGIVTAGGNSKPSELLNSSDFLDEPSFFRH; from the coding sequence ATGGAAGGTAGACGAACTATATCGACTGAAAACAATGACAAGAGTCAAGAGATACAGACCTTTCAGAACGAGGATGGTACTGTGAGTAGCTACTTTGACAAGCGGAAAGTGCGGATCGCGCCGCGGTCAACGTTGCAGTTCAAGATAGGTCCGTCATTCACGCCGAAGGTTGAGTATAATGTGGTGCTAGATGCGCGGACGGGGAAAAAGGTGGAGTTGGAAATCAGGCCACGGATAGATAGAGGGTTTGATTTCATTGAAAACGAGTGGATTGGGTACAAGCGCAACTACTTTACCGTGGTGAGTGCGTTTGACACGCCGCACATGTCACTAGAGCAGTTTCTCCAGGGTACGTACGAGATTCGCCCAGAGCATAGCCaccagcggctgcgcgTAAAGTACTTTGCCGTCAAGCTCGTGGCAAAATGCATTGAAGACCAGTCTCAGATCAATCTTGTGCAGCACACGGCGAAGCGCGACAAGGGTCCTCAATTTGCGCCGCCCATCCACCCGCTTGTGCCTGCGCCACTCCCAAACCACCAGATGATCCGCGAAGCATCCAATGTGAGGAACGAGTCCAAAATGAAGAAGTTTGACCACGATTTTTTCCTTCATCGAGATCGTATATTGCAGGATTTCGATGAGGGTTGTATTATTTATACGTATCCCCACGACACGATCAAGAAGGTTGCTAGGTACGAGAGGATCCAATTCGCGTCTTCCATCACAGTCAAGAAACCGACACAACAGAGTAAGCACTTTGTTTTGCAATTGGTCTTAGGTTGCTGCATTGACGGCAACCATATAAATAGAGACAGCAACAGTGAATACTACAATTTGGATACGTATGACCAAGACGCGGATACTACATTCATTCCGATCCTTATGAAGCAAACGCCAGCCTTAATCATACGGGGTAGGTCTCCATCGAATTATCCGCAGCAAATTAAGACTTTGGCAACGAAAGAGGAAACGATCCTCGCGGAGGCCAGCAATGGCAACATTCCGATGCCAGCGGAACCCAAACATATGAAGAGAGGTcggaagaagaaggagtATATTGAAGATGATGATGACCTTGATGATGATGAGCCAATCATTAGTGAACGAAGCAACAAAAAGGAACGGAGAATTGAGAGGAATTCGGTTATTTCAGGTAGCAATGGCATGCAAAAAGGGCACGACGAGCAGCTGACCTACATTGAAGGCGTAAAACGTAAAATAGTACCTCTTGTATTGCAGAGTTCATTAACAGCTAGAGATCTAGAGCTCCTGCCGAAGACCTCTATGCTCTCTGCTTTACACAATAGCCTCGAGGCAGATACCACGCCTTCTTTCCATCTTTCTCCACTGAATGACTATGATGTTGAGCTACTGTCCATCCAGTACGACCCGTTCAATCTAGAAAACCACCCATATGAACAACCACAGCCGCAGTTGTCATTGCAGCCCGAACCTTCAAATCACTTGACAGAAGGTATACTTTTGGGTCCTATAGAAAACCGGAAACGCAAGTTATCCAATAAGTCCAGTATATCCTTACTATCCGAAGGCAAGGCAAAGCTTTCTAAAAAAAATACAATGGCAGTAACTACAACAGCGGCTTCACATTCAAGCGCTAGCAGCGTTAGCTTTTCCACGTTTCATAGCTTTGCGCCGATGTCTAGGGAGTATCAACATCATGGGTCAGCAGCAACTAATAATTTCCTCATTAAACACATTTCACCTTCTCAACAGAATCAACAGGGTAGTAATGATATTCCGAGATCGACTCCTCACGTGAACAACCCGATGGATATTTCATTTTGCTTGAACATCGAGGAGTTGCCATCATCTAGACAAAGGCCATATTCTGGAAAACGCGGCATTGTAACAGCAGGAGGTAATAGCAAACCATCAGAGCTTTTAAATTCTAGTGATTTCCTCGATGAACCTAGCTTCTTTCGTCATTAG
- the KRE33 gene encoding ribosome biosynthesis protein KRE33 (Syntenic homolog of Saccharomyces cerevisiae YNL132W (KRE33)) produces the protein MPSTTVHTSNSDNMAKKAIDSRVPALIRNGVQTKQRSFFVIVGDRARNQLPNLHYLMMSADLKMNKSVLWAYKKKLEGFTSHRKKREAKIKKEIKRGTREVNEQDPFETFISNQKIRYCYYKETEKILGNTYGMCILQDFEALTPNLLARTVETVEGGGLVVIMLKSMSSLKQLYTMTMDIHSRYRTEAHGDVVARFNERFILSLGSNENCLVVDDELNVLPISGGKNVTPLPPREEDEVTPKQQELNELKESLEDVQPAGSLVALSKTVNQAQAILTFIDVISEKSLNATVALTAGRGRGKSAALGIALAAAVSHGYSNMFVTSPSPENLKTLFEFIFKGFDALGYQEHIDYDIIQSTNPAFNKAIVRVDIKRAHRQTIQYILPGDSHVLGQAELVVIDEAAAIPLPVVKKLLGPYLVFMASTINGYEGTGRSLSLKLIQQLRQQSGSSGRENTETAIVSRDNKKHEVQTGSRILREVVLDEPIRYAPGDPVEKWLNKLLCLDVTLMKNPRFATKGTPHPSQCNLFIVNRDTLFSYHPVSENFLEKMMALYVASHYKNSPNDLQLMSDAPAHQLFVLLPPIDPKDQGRIPDPLVVIQVALEGEISKESVRNSLSRGQRAGGDLIPWLVSQQFQDEEFAGLSGARVVRIATNPEYASMGYGSRAIELLRDYYEQKFTDLSEDMVSKNYSIKRVTDKELANTNLLKDDIKLRDSKTLPPLLLKLSEQPPHFLHYLGVSYGLTNSLHKFWKNNNFVPVYLRQTANDLTGEHTCVMLNVLEGRESKWLVEFARDFHKRFMSLLSYDFSKFTAVQALNVFESASKAENLGTQPAAIQALTRETLDLMLSPYDLKRLDSYANNLLDYHVIVDLLPLLATLYFSGRTGSGVSLSSVQKTILLAIGLQHKSISAITAELNLPSNQTIAMFAKIMRKFSIYFRDILSSSIEQTLPAQAAEDEEPVTYDAAAAIDQLHDDLEDAGDEATAAMKNKQRELINSLNLDKYAIDDAADDWASSKTELDKAAKNKGSVSLKSSKKRKQERAEDIYKEEMNLLKRSKKPSKK, from the coding sequence ATGCCCTCCACTACTGTGCATACGTCAAACAGCGACAATATGGCAAAGAAGGCTATTGACTCGCGTGTGCCGGCGCTGATTCGGAATGGTGTGCAAACTAAGCAGCGGTCCTTTTTTGTGATTGTGGGGGACCGCGCACGCAACCAGCTACCAAACCTGCACTATCTGATGATGAGCGCGGACTTGAAGATGAACAAGTCGGTTCTGTGGGCGTacaagaagaagctggaggGTTTCACATCGCACCGCAAGAAGCGGGAGGCGAAGATCAAGAAGGAGATCAAGCGCGGGACACGCGAAGTGAACGAGCAAGATCCCTTTGAGACGTTTATTTCCAACCAGAAAATCCGTTACTGCTACTACAAGGAGACGGAGAAGATCCTAGGTAACACATACGGGATGTGTATTTTGCAAGACTTTGAGGCACTAACGCCAAATCTGCTGGCCCGGACTGTGGAGACTGTGGAAGGTGGTGGTTTGGTTGTCATCATGCTGAAGTCGATGTCTTCTCTGAAACAGTTGTACACGATGACCATGGACATCCACTCCAGATACCGGACCGAGGCACATGGTGACGTTGTGGCGCGCTTCAACGAGAGATTTATTCTTTCCTTGGGCAGCAACGAGAATTGTTTGGTTGTCGACGATGAACTGAACGTTCTTCCAATTTCCGGCGGGAAAAACGTGACACCTCTTCCTCCACGAGAGGAGGATGAGGTCACACCCAAGCAGCAGGAGTTAAATGAGCTCAAGGAATCCTTGGAGGATGTTCAACCAGCGGGCTCTCTTGTGGCTCTTTCCAAAACTGTGAACCAGGCGCAGGCCATTTTAACTTTCATCGATGTGATATCAGAGAAATCTCTTAACGCGACTGTGGCCCTTACCGCAGGTAGAGGTCGCGGTAAATCGGCGGCTTTGGGTATCGCACTAGCAGCTGCGGTGTCTCACGGATATTCGAATATGTTCGTGACATCACCTTCTCCGGAGAATTTGAAGACACTTTTCGAATTTATCTTCAAGGGATTCGATGCTCTGGGCTACCAAGAGCACATAGATTACGATATTATTCAGTCTACCAATCCAGCTTTCAACAAAGCTATTGTGAGAGTGGATATAAAGCGTGCTCATAGACAGACCATCCAGTACATCTTACCAGGTGACTCTCATGTATTAGGACAAGCTGAGTTAGTGGTGATTGATGAAGCGGCTGCCATTCCCCTTCCGGTGGTTAAGAAATTGCTGGGGCCTTATTTGGTGTTCATGGCGTCGACCATCAACGGGTACGAGGGTACTGGGCGTTCTCTGTCACTCAAGCTTATCCAACAGTTACGTCAGCAATCAGGTAGCAGCGGACGTGAGAATACTGAAACTGCAATTGTTTCTAGAGACAACAAGAAGCACGAGGTTCAGACTGGTAGCCGGATTCTGCGGGAAGTGGTCCTAGATGAACCTATTAGATATGCACCTGGTGATCCAGTTGAAAAATGGCTCAACAAGCTATTGTGCTTGGATGTGACGCTAATGAAAAACCCGCGGTTCGCTACCAAGGGTACGCCTCATCCATCCCAGTGCAATCTCTTTATTGTTAACCGGGACACACTATTCTCATACCATCCAGTTTCGGAGAACTTTTTAGAAAAGATGATGGCTCTTTACGTGGCGTCTCACTATAAGAACTCTCCTAACGACTTGCAGTTGATGAGTGATGCACCTGCGCACCAGCTATTTGTTCTTTTGCCTCCTATCGATCCAAAGGACCAAGGAAGAATCCCAGATCCATTGGTTGTCATTCAAGTAGCGCTAGAAGGTGAAATATCGAAAGAATCTGTGAGAAACTCGCTGTCCAGAGGACAAAGAGCTGGTGGCGACCTAATTCCATGGCTTGTTTCTCAACAATTCCAGGATGAGGAGTTCGCCGGTCTAAGTGGAGCCCGAGTGGTGAGAATCGCTACTAATCCAGAGTACGCTTCGATGGGTTATGGTTCGCGTGCTATTGAACTATTGCGTGACTACTATGAACAAAAGTTTACCGACTTGTCGGAAGACATGGTGTCCAAAAACTACAGCATCAAGCGCGTAACCGACAAGGAGCTGGCAAATACGAACTTATTAAAGGATGACATTAAACTCCGTGACTCCAAGACTTTACCCCCACTACTATTAAAACTTTCTGAACAGCCGCCGCACTTCTTGCATTATCTCGGAGTTTCATATGGTCTCACCAACAGTCTGCACAAGTTCTGGAAAAACAACAACTTCGTTCCAGTATATCTTCGCCAAACTGCGAATGACCTCACTGGTGAGCATACCTGCGTCATGCTGAATGTGCTAGAAGGTCGGGAGTCTAAGTGGCTTGTTGAGTTTGCGCGCGACTTTCACAAGCGCTTCATGTCATTGCTATCCTATGACTTCTCGAAATTCACTGCTGTGCAAGCTCTGAACGTTTTCGAGAGCGCATCTAAAGCTGAAAACCTCGGAACCCAGCCCGCTGCTATCCAAGCGTTGACCCGCGAGACCTTGGATCTAATGCTGTCGCCATATGATCTAAAACGTCTCGACAGCTATGCCAACAACCTACTGGATTACCACGTCATTGTCGATCTGCTACCTCTACTTGCCACATTGTACTTCAGTGGGCGCACTGGTTCCGGTGTCAGCCTCTCCAGTGTGCAGAAGACCATTCTGCTTGCCATCGGTCTACAGCACAAGAGCATCTCGGCCATCACCGCAGAGCTCAACCTGCCATCCAATCAGACAATCGCGATGTTCGCGAAGATCATGCGCAAGTTCTCCATTTACTTCCGTGACATCCTCAGCAGCTCTATCGAGCAAACTTTgccggcgcaggcggcAGAGGACGAAGAGCCTGTCACCTACGATGCCGCAGCGGCTATCGATCAGCTGCACGACGACTTGGAGGACGCTGGTGACGAGGCCACTGCTGCCATGAAGAACAAGCAGCGTGAGCTAATCAACTCGCTGAACCTTGATAAATATGCCATCGATGACGCGGCAGATGACTGGGCTTCTTCGAAGACCGAGCTCGACAAAGCTGCTAAAAACAAAGGTTCCGTGAGTCTGAAGAGCTCCAAGAAACGCAAGCAGGAACGCGCAGAGGACATCTATAAAGAAGAAATGAATCTTCTAAAACGCTCGAAGAAACCTAGTAAGAAATAG